A window of the Catenulispora sp. MAP5-51 genome harbors these coding sequences:
- a CDS encoding ABC transporter permease yields the protein MSRVPKAPGGGLPGLVGKRAIAQRMLLLAALAVLLPALVLVTLIRMHGTTAERDGVRKALSTLPDSERTVTALYNIGSRFPADPTTRVAFLAGIEQQIHAAFTGVDVDVDQETATAPYGVTGTDGSSAGNQATYSVYFLGSNEATKHARLVSGTWPAPAPAGAQPGTGHASGTEFEAAVPQVAATANHWKVGDEVDTRARMDGAMQRFKIVGVYDPVDTSGDFWQAEAYKGAGKGQEDLPTFGPAFVDPSVTAGRLLEVRQETVLAAPDFSTIQTGPASTLQNRLAVLDAYLAGAANAVDTDIHTTVVDPLTAQTQGIDGDLRISSRLNLLPVVELALLALTALVLTTRLLSEHRRETDGLLRARGASVRGLLRIGMTEGLLLTAPVAAVAPFLARVLERGLTSSRWSAAHDSAPPISSGLWAVVLVGALITLLLLTLVPVTSSASFVGVKRERSRSQVRTAVQRTGADVVVVLLGAAALWELTRFGDDPSHNGPLSLPQVVAPSVLLLAGSLVLLRVLPLIVGPLEYVAARRRAAVVALAGWRVGRMARTYAAPMALLIMAVAVGTQATVFLASADRSAADQGAHLVGADVRAADIPGGHLGVSGSFAAVPGTAAGFAAARENLSFGSGTVQLPVDVLGLDPARSAGVVDLRSDLAGKTWPELSAGLAARGWDQDGLSGGVPLPGKPTRLAIDVRYQAQSAHPTEPGSLGALDVQAEVVDAYGVGSVVDFGGLPAADGQTHTLSAQVAAEGGTIAYPLRITGLSITYNAPLCATYSSQGTVDPNCSVQAGGQGNGDNITMDVGNLTADGQPVSLPAGVHAHAVGEAQPGSTDSDTSGTVAAPNAYQVGTTSGSGLVHFTEYSGFGADTSPIVTHTLDLSRSVASSADVPALASAQLLNTLGLKVGDSYTTKAFGAEVRLHFVGLVTAMPAPYRIGNPAPGAPAENAALVVPIGFLDRADLMAKAVDEQIEWWAKAAGDTTPAQLADRYRAVHNGALVSAPTVTDRTSQAAVIRDDPIRSAMKLTLVIAAGAALLFILIGFALHSVIALRERTTELALLNALGLSRRRTAAMLLAENLLLVVLGMVGGGALAVLTIRSELPLLILTDSGQVPIPKPVAVVDLPALAGVGAAAAVLLLGLVALVSLTRRSDGVGGTLRLGEDGR from the coding sequence ATGAGCCGTGTCCCCAAAGCACCCGGCGGCGGACTGCCGGGCCTGGTCGGCAAGCGTGCGATCGCCCAGCGCATGCTCCTGCTGGCCGCCCTGGCGGTGCTCCTGCCCGCGCTCGTCCTGGTCACGCTCATCCGCATGCACGGCACCACCGCCGAGCGTGACGGCGTCCGCAAAGCGCTCAGCACCCTGCCCGACAGCGAGCGCACCGTCACAGCGCTCTACAACATCGGATCGCGCTTCCCCGCCGACCCGACCACGCGCGTGGCCTTCCTGGCCGGCATCGAGCAGCAGATCCACGCCGCCTTCACCGGGGTGGACGTCGATGTCGACCAGGAGACCGCGACCGCCCCCTACGGCGTCACCGGTACCGATGGAAGCAGCGCGGGGAATCAGGCAACGTACTCGGTCTACTTCCTCGGCTCCAACGAGGCCACCAAGCACGCCCGCCTCGTCTCCGGCACCTGGCCCGCCCCGGCCCCCGCCGGTGCGCAGCCCGGCACCGGCCACGCCTCGGGCACCGAGTTCGAAGCCGCGGTCCCGCAGGTCGCCGCCACCGCCAACCACTGGAAGGTCGGCGACGAAGTCGACACCCGGGCGCGCATGGACGGCGCGATGCAGCGCTTCAAGATCGTCGGCGTCTACGACCCGGTCGACACCTCCGGCGACTTCTGGCAGGCCGAGGCCTACAAGGGCGCCGGCAAGGGCCAGGAGGACCTGCCCACCTTCGGGCCGGCGTTCGTCGACCCGAGCGTCACCGCCGGCCGGCTGCTGGAGGTCCGCCAGGAGACGGTGCTCGCGGCCCCGGACTTCAGCACCATCCAGACCGGGCCGGCCTCCACCCTGCAGAACCGCCTCGCGGTCCTCGACGCCTACCTGGCCGGCGCGGCGAACGCCGTCGACACCGACATCCACACCACGGTCGTCGACCCGCTCACCGCGCAGACCCAGGGCATCGACGGCGACCTGCGAATCAGCAGCCGTCTGAACCTGCTGCCGGTGGTCGAGCTCGCGCTGCTGGCGCTGACCGCACTGGTCCTGACCACCCGCCTGCTGTCCGAGCACCGGCGGGAGACCGACGGCCTGCTGCGCGCCCGCGGCGCGTCGGTGCGCGGGCTGCTGCGCATCGGGATGACCGAGGGCCTGCTGCTCACCGCCCCGGTGGCGGCCGTCGCGCCTTTCCTGGCAAGGGTTCTGGAGCGCGGTCTGACCTCCAGCCGGTGGTCCGCCGCGCACGACAGCGCCCCGCCGATCTCCTCCGGCCTGTGGGCCGTCGTCCTGGTCGGCGCGCTGATCACGTTGCTGCTGCTGACTTTGGTGCCGGTGACGTCCTCGGCCAGCTTCGTCGGCGTCAAGCGCGAACGCAGCCGCTCACAGGTGCGCACCGCCGTGCAGCGCACCGGCGCGGACGTGGTCGTGGTCCTGCTCGGCGCAGCCGCGCTGTGGGAGCTCACGCGCTTCGGCGACGACCCCTCCCACAACGGCCCGCTCAGCCTGCCGCAGGTGGTCGCGCCGTCGGTGCTGCTGCTGGCCGGATCGCTGGTGCTGCTGCGGGTGCTGCCGCTGATCGTCGGTCCGCTGGAGTACGTGGCCGCGCGACGCCGGGCCGCGGTCGTGGCGCTGGCCGGGTGGCGCGTGGGCCGCATGGCCCGGACCTACGCCGCGCCGATGGCCCTGCTGATCATGGCGGTCGCGGTCGGGACGCAGGCCACGGTGTTCCTGGCCTCGGCGGACCGCTCCGCCGCTGATCAGGGTGCGCACTTGGTCGGCGCCGACGTCCGCGCCGCCGACATCCCCGGCGGGCATCTCGGCGTCAGCGGATCGTTCGCCGCCGTGCCGGGGACCGCCGCCGGGTTCGCCGCCGCCCGCGAGAACCTCTCCTTCGGATCCGGGACCGTGCAGCTGCCGGTCGACGTCCTGGGCCTCGACCCGGCACGCTCGGCGGGGGTCGTGGATCTGCGCTCCGATCTGGCCGGCAAGACCTGGCCCGAGCTGTCCGCGGGGCTGGCGGCGCGCGGCTGGGACCAGGACGGGCTGTCCGGGGGCGTGCCCTTGCCCGGCAAGCCGACCAGGCTGGCGATCGACGTCCGGTACCAGGCGCAGAGCGCGCATCCGACCGAGCCCGGCAGCCTCGGCGCGCTCGATGTCCAGGCCGAGGTGGTGGACGCCTACGGCGTCGGCTCCGTCGTGGACTTCGGCGGTCTCCCCGCCGCGGACGGCCAGACCCACACCCTCAGCGCGCAGGTCGCCGCCGAGGGCGGCACCATCGCCTATCCGCTGCGGATCACGGGTCTGTCGATCACGTACAACGCACCGCTGTGCGCGACCTACAGCTCGCAGGGCACTGTCGATCCGAACTGCAGCGTGCAGGCCGGCGGTCAGGGCAACGGCGACAACATCACCATGGACGTCGGCAACCTGACCGCCGACGGACAGCCGGTCTCGCTGCCCGCCGGGGTCCATGCGCACGCGGTCGGCGAGGCGCAGCCTGGCAGCACCGATTCGGACACCTCGGGGACCGTCGCAGCGCCGAACGCCTACCAGGTCGGCACAACGTCCGGCTCCGGGCTCGTGCACTTCACCGAGTACTCCGGCTTCGGCGCCGACACCTCGCCGATCGTCACCCACACCCTGGACCTGTCCCGCTCCGTCGCCTCCTCCGCCGACGTCCCGGCCCTGGCCTCCGCCCAGCTGCTGAACACCCTCGGCCTGAAGGTCGGCGACTCCTACACCACCAAGGCGTTCGGGGCCGAGGTGCGCCTGCACTTCGTCGGCTTGGTGACCGCGATGCCCGCGCCGTACCGGATCGGGAATCCGGCTCCCGGCGCCCCGGCCGAGAACGCGGCGCTGGTCGTGCCGATCGGTTTCCTGGACCGCGCGGACCTGATGGCCAAGGCGGTGGACGAGCAGATCGAGTGGTGGGCCAAGGCCGCCGGGGACACCACGCCGGCGCAGCTTGCCGACCGCTACCGCGCGGTGCACAACGGCGCCCTGGTCTCCGCGCCGACCGTCACCGACCGCACCAGCCAGGCCGCGGTGATCCGGGACGACCCGATCCGCAGCGCCATGAAGCTGACGCTGGTGATCGCGGCCGGCGCGGCGCTGCTGTTCATCCTCATCGGGTTCGCGCTGCACTCCGTCATCGCGCTGCGCGAGCGCACCACCGAACTCGCCCTGCTCAACGCCCTGGGACTGTCCCGGCGCCGCACCGCCGCGATGCTGCTGGCCGAGAACCTGCTGCTGGTGGTCCTCGGCATGGTCGGCGGCGGGGCGCTGGCGGTGCTCACGATCCGATCGGAACTGCCCTTGCTGATCCTCACCGATTCCGGACAGGTGCCGATCCCCAAACCGGTGGCCGTGGTGGACCTGCCGGCCCTGGCCGGGGTCGGCGCGGCGGCCGCCGTGCTGCTGCTCGGGCTGGTCGCGCTGGTCTCGCTGACCCGGCGCTCGGACGGCGTGGGCGGCACGCTGCGCCTGGGGGAGGACGGCCGATGA